Proteins from a single region of Ziziphus jujuba cultivar Dongzao chromosome 1, ASM3175591v1:
- the LOC107407357 gene encoding uncharacterized protein LOC107407357, whose amino-acid sequence MEIEIDRLSKFSSFRLRSRNSSIATTVTDSDIDDDHRYTSLKDIMMNSPTHGASNAEVLNEFSSPNISIRNQLVKHAASAYLQSTAILVSRNQNCFVAFWGNIENKGVFRSYWNFYIRNPLRACFRPILRFFASMVGTVRSRMIPL is encoded by the coding sequence ATGGAGATAGAAATCGACAGGCTATCCAAATTTTCGTCTTTCCGATTACGTAGTAGAAACTCATCCATCGCCACCACCGTCACCGACTCCGATATCGATGACGATCACCGGTATACAAGCTTGAAGGACATCATGATGAATTCACCAACACATGGTGCATCTAACGCGGAGGTACTGAATGAATTCAGCTCTCCAAATATAAGTATTCGTAATCAGTTGGTGAAGCATGCAGCATCGGCATATCTCCAGTCGACCGCCATATTGGTCAGTCGGAATCAGAATTGCTTCGTTGCGTTCTGGGGGAACATAGAGAACAAGGGTGTATTTCGTTCGTACTGGAACTTTTACATCAGGAACCCATTAAGAGCCTGTTTTCGGCCTATATTGAGGTTTTTTGCATCCATGGTTGGGACTGTTCGAAGTAGAATGATTCCCTTGTAA